A region from the Drosophila ananassae strain 14024-0371.13 chromosome 2L, ASM1763931v2, whole genome shotgun sequence genome encodes:
- the LOC6501379 gene encoding Down syndrome cell adhesion molecule-like protein Dscam2 isoform X1, which yields MSLLELPCIVLPKVAFLLAALVTPVLATSGLRVPTFILEPAPRLLFGNDTGAQVTCTAHGSPPPLVSWVLRDGSLATQVPGLRKISGNGTLHFPPFLAQYYRTDVHEATYRCRASNEAGTILSRNVQVQAVVRRQFHVHVENTEVYLGNSALIKCAIPEYVRPYVRVASWHRGEEILLPDLSDVAGRYVVLSASGDLYVRSVRSEDALTKFSCLVTNTLNGERQRSDAVTLQVKELSKNLAPRTTQKPVMEIHVERGNDVHLPCNIQGNPFPIFTWYRVSDSAALYPIPSSQRVILSRTLLLIKNADERDAGKWICQASNQFGEQRIEIRLSVNSYVSVHILPQVQIVNSGGTANFNCTTTGSAIDAIDWLHNGKPLQANNALTTGRDNIRFLSKSSLLVQNVGRRDRGVYQCLVENQRASAQAMAELKLGDTVPELIYTFIEQNVRPGPLISLKCSASGSPPPQFAWLLDSQPIMDVSLHHRFAIGQFVDMSGDVISHLNISHVRPDDGGLYKCVASNSMGSVQHSARLNVYGPPYVRAIGPIKAVAGEDIIVHCPFAGYPIEQIRWEKAHQELTTNSHYELASVAEGGQLVIKNVEPGRDQGIYTCIVRSRAGEEARRDMQLNVNSPPVIEPFKFPKNLQEGGRAQITCAVSSGDMPIYFGWKKDDSSIPSSLQITEKKEEFYSLLVFKDISAKHSGKYTCYASNAAAKVNFTAELQVRVAPRWSYEPMDTATMLGNTISINCEAEGYPIPAITWFKGQGKTSKDFKPLNMRNHSLVLNLATDNDEGYYMCQATNEIGAGLKKTIRINVNEPARFEQPARNISSRRNDPVTLDCHAKGDEPITIGWTHNNGRIDLNNFRFSIAEMKTDKGVDSQLTIGHSDRHDSGVYRCIAENPYGRAEQIIFLAVQERPDTPSNLDIFEVGSRTVKLSWRRPFDGNSPVLSYLVQYQALKYLQSHVGGAGGDWNGQNVINVSLPSTSISRSYDSDLRESAIVAGLTPATTFLIRMQAINEIERSAYTEAIVLKTQEEAPTEAPSNVQVQTGGESELIITWQIPPRESWNGELIGYTVNCSEEKQNINYISVVNNSLKSTIVSGWATTKATLRGLRKYTRYAVTIRAMNSFGSGPWSAAIFGTTAEGVPEAAPQNVNCTALSSQSLKISWQEPPLQFHGGIIQGYKILYRPIVHQIDFPAKLEIKRTSNLETYLHTLHKASNYSIRVLAYTATGDGLASLPLYCQTDDDVPDAPSAIKAAALTADSILISWLTPKNRNGIISHYTVYAREAGRKGQAKTHMVRVDENGYPVIFEARSLAENQMYEFWVSASTSVGEGEPTSVIAQATNTRAPARIASFGQVVRKAVGTALVLECLAVGNPTPRARWLTRDRPVTFSPFYEVTNEGNLKIHRVEGSLSGNYTCTANNLFGSDEIQYQVIAMKPPAAPQIIVQYASADSIRVSWDAPDDGGAPLQGYSISYHTAGESWSNTELLPENNAYTISGLKCGNQYIIKMSAHNMVGSGVASEEINVWTKGKASQAPNGNELIATNATCVNLKLSSWHNGGCGIHHFSIEHRPLGDIRWTVVTSDISNAEENRENLIFCDFLPAKWYQLRISATNDAGKTTEHYHFSTTSIDGITIPPPPVFPSENDLMNNLINATNPTSGDWFSTLIVVVIITVSIITIALTIKHRRTLCGPIAEGYESRALPGDYKEDHENRRNQQVYSASPVKTVDKSNESEMYEISPYATFSVNGGRTGAPAKTPTRAVAAQTPLDYTMQFKTFGHPEGDNLNATAYPLLPSSGFGHVKSKSSWHKQRYYNTEDESTLSKSMTIVAGSQAGHSKKSSGGRSVKNSATCSGVVAESESDTSISPSTEFSNMPTYRVPCKSSRSSDGRAVVDMFRPDSSTESNNDQGSPGPERRHNTPRHILGMGMGMGMGMSGGGGGGGGGAPGEKRSGGQRSRKHGSGPQQSSNQTLERRKCPGSSNSVDSEVDAETAASLAASIAAMAGAELSGGFRPPAGFHDGRELGDQSDCEREQRALDLEVQRVMESTGDAQLAKMDREELTSLLARYHEKKEQERQEYTIHV from the exons ATGAGTTTATTAGAGCTTCCTTGTATTGTTCTGCCGAAAG TTGCGTTCCTGCTGGCGGCACTTGTAACCCCGGTCCTGGCCACAAGCGGCTTACGGGTGCCCACATTCATCCTGGAACCCGCTCCGCGGCTGCTCTTCGGCAACGACACGGGCGCCCAGGTGACCTGCACCGCCCACGGCAGCCCGCCGCCCCTTGTGTCCTGGGTGCTGCGCGACGGATCGCTGGCCACCCAGGTGCCAGGACTCAG gaaaatatctggcaacgGCACACTGCACTTCCCACCGTTTTTGGCGCAATATTATCGCACGGATGTGCACGAGGCCACCTACAGATGTCGGGCCAGCAATGAGGCGGGCACCATTTTGAGTCGCAACGTTCAGGTGCAGGCAG TGGTGCGTCGTCAGTTCCATGTGCACGTGGAAAACACCGAAGTCTATTTGGGAAATTCGGCGTTGATTAAGTGCGCCATACCGGAATACGTACGGCCCTATGTGCGCGTGGCCAGTTGGCATCGCGGCGAGGAGATACTGCTCCCGGATCTGTCGGATGTTG CGGGTCGCTATGTGGTCCTGTCCGCCTCCGGGGACTTGTACGTGCGCTCCGTGCGTTCTGAGGATGCTCTTACGAAGTTTAGCTGCCTGGTGACCAACACTCTAAACGGAGAGCGACAACGTAGTGATGCTGTGACGCTGCAGGTTAAAG AATTGAGCAAGAATTTGGCACCTCGTACTACCCAGAAACCTGTGATGGAGATACACGTGGAGCGTGGAAATGATGTTCATCTACCGTGCAATATTCAGGGCAATCCATTTCCCATATTTAC CTGGTATCGGGTTTCCGACTCGGCTGCCCTCTACCCGATACCCTCGTCACAGAGAGTGATACTTTCGCGTACATTGCTGCTCATCAAAAATGCTGACGAACGCGATGCGGGCAAGTGG ATTTGCCAGGCCTCAAATCAATTCGGGGAGCAGCGCATCGAAATCCGCCTCAGTGTCAATTCCTATGTGTCTGTGCATATATTGCCGCAAGTTCAAATTGTCAATTCGGGCGGAACGGCAAATTTCAATTGTACGACAACGGGTTCAGCGATCGATGCCATCGACTGGCTGCACAATGGCAAACCGCTGCAGGCGAATAATGCACTCACCACCGGGAGGGATAA CATACGGTTCCTGTCGAAGAGCTCGCTCCTGGTGCAAAACGTCGGGCGACGCGACCGCGGTGTCTATCAGTGTCTGGTGGAAAATCAACGCGCCAGTGCCCAGGCGATGGCTGAGCTGAAGCTGGGCG ACACTGTGCCGGAATTGATTTACACCTTCATTGAGCAGAACGTGCGTCCGGGACCATTAATATCGCTTAAGTGCTCCGCCAGCGGCTCACCTCCACCGCAA TTCGCCTGGCTGCTGGACTCGCAGCCCATCATGGATGTCTCGCTGCATCATCGGTTTGCCATCGGACAATTTGTCGATATGTCCGGCGATGTGATAAGCCATTTAAATATCTCGCACGTGCGACCCGACGACGGAGGCCTATACAAGTGCGTGGCCAGCAACTCGATGGGCAGTGTTCAGCACTCGGCCCGGCTGAATGTTTACG GACCTCCTTATGTTCGAGCCATTGGACCGATCAAAGCAGTCGCCGGAGAGGATATAATTGTTCATTGTCCGTTTGCCGGTTATCCCATTGAGCAGATTAGATGGGAGAAGGCGCACCAGGAATTGACAACGA ACAGTCACTACGAGTTGGCCTCTGTGGCCGAGGGCGGGCAGTTGGTCATCAAGAATGTGGAGCCCGGACGGGATCAAGGTATCTACACGTGCATCGTACGTAGTCGAGCTGGCGAGGAGGCGAGGCGGGACATGCAATTGAATGTGAACA GTCCGCCCGTCATCGAGCCCTTCAAGTTCCCCAAGAATCTGCAGGAGGGTGGACGGGCCCAAATCACCTGTGCGGTCTCCTCCGGCGACATGCCCATATACTTTGGATGGAAGAAGGACGACAGCTCCATTCCCAGCAGTTTGCAG attaCCGAGAAGAAGGAAGAGTTCTACTCACTGCTGGTCTTCAAGGATATCAGTGCGAAGCACAGTGGCAAGTATACCTGCTATGCCAGCAATGCTGCCGCTAAGGTGAACTTTACGGCGGAGCTTCAGGTGCGAG TGGCGCCTCGGTGGAGCTACGAACCAATGGACACGGCCACTATGCTGGGCAACACAATATCGATAAATTGCGAGGCGGAAGGATATCCGATTCCAGCTATTACCTGGTTCAAAGGGCAGG GCAAGACATCAAAGGACTTTAAGCCGCTGAATATGAGAAATCATTCGCTGGTTCTGAACTTAGCCACGGACAACGATGAGGGATACTACATGTGTCAAGCAACCAATGAAATTGGAGCTGGCCTTAAAAAGACAATACGCATTAATGTCAATG AGCCCGCCCGTTTTGAACAGCCCGCCCGGAATATAAGCTCTCGCCGGAATGATCCTGTGACCTTAGATTGCCATGCCAAGGGTGATGAACCCATCACTATTGGTTGGACCCACAACAATGGCCGAATTGACTTGAATAACTTTAGGTTTAGCATTGCGGAAATGAAAACCGATAAGGGCGTCGATTCTCAATTAACAATCGGACACTCGGATCGCCATGATTCGGGCGTTTATCGCTGCATAGCTGAAAATCCCTACGGAAGGGCGGAGCAAATTATTTTTCTGGCAGTGCAAGAACGACCAGATACTCCTTCAAATTTGGACATATTCGAAGTGGGTTCACGGACAGTAAAGCTGAGCTGGCGGCGGCCTTTTGACGGAAATTCACCGGTGCTTAGTTATTTGGTCCAATATCAGGCGCTCAAGTATCTTCAGTCCCATGTGGGTGGAGCTGGAGGAGATTGGAACGGGCAGAATGTGATCAATGTCAGTCTTCCATCAACGAGTATTAGTCGAag TTATGACAGCGACCTGCGGGAAAGTGCTATTGTGGCGGGTCTGACACCTGCGACTACCTTCCTGATTCGTATGCAAGCCATTAACGAGATCGAGAGAAGCGCCTACACAGAGGCCATCGTCCTGAAGACCCAGGAGGAGGCCCCCACTGAAGCTCCTTCCAATGTGCAAGTGCAAACAGGCGGTGAAAGTGAGCTAATTATTACGTGGCAG aTTCCGCCACGGGAGTCTTGGAATGGGGAGCTTATTGGATACACCGTGAACTGCAGTGAGGAGAAGCAGAACATAAACTACATCAGTGTGGTGAACAACTCCCTGAAGTCCACAATTGTCAGTGGCTGGGCAACGACCAAGGCGACATTGCGGGGGCTGAGGAAGTACACCCGCTATGCGGTCACCATCCGGGCGATGAACAGCTTCGGGTCCGGGCCGTGGAGTGCTGCGATTTTCGGTACAACTGCAGAGGGAG TTCCGGAGGCAGCGCCTCAAAACGTGAACTGCACTGCCTTGTCATCGCAGAGTTTGAAGATTTCATGGCAGGAGCCACCGCTCCAGTTTCACGGCGGCATCATACAGGgctataaaattttatatcgCCCAATTGTGCATCAAA TTGACTTTCCGGCTAAGCTGGAAATCAAACGCACTTCAAACCTGGAGACATATCTGCACACTCTGCACAAGGCCAGCAACTATTCAATACGAGTTTTGGCCTACACAGCCACCGGGGATGGACTGGCTAGCCTGCCCCTATACTGCCAAACGGATGACGACGTGCCGGATGCTCCATCAGCCATCAAGGCGGCTGCTCTTACAGCGGATTCGATTTTGATTTCGTGGCTTACGCCAAAGAATCGAAATGGAATCATTTCGCACTACACGGTTTACGCACGGGAAGCAGGTCGCAAGGGCCAGGCTAAAA CTCACATGGTGCGTGTCGATGAGAACGGCTACCCGGTGATATTCGAGGCACGTAGCCTGGCCGAGAATCAAATGTACGAGTTCTGGGTATCGGCCTCCACATCCGTCGGGGAGGGCGAGCCTACTTCGGTGATTGCCCAGGCAACCAATACAAGAG CCCCCGCACGCATCGCGTCCTTTGGTCAGGTCGTTCGGAAAGCTGTGGGTACAGCTCTGGTGTTGGAGTGCCTGGCAGTGGGGAATCCCACTCCTCGAGCTCGCTGGCTGACCCGGGATCGTCCTGTCACTTTTAGTCCCTTCTACGAGGTCACTAACGAGGGAAACCTAAAGATACACC GCGTGGAAGGTAGTCTTTCCGGAAATTACACCTGCACGGCGAACAACCTCTTTGGAAGTGACGAGATCCAATACCAGGTGATTGCGATGAAGCCACCGGCCGCACCGCAAATCATCGTGCAGTATGCTTCCGCCGACAGCATACGGGTGAGCTGGGATGCGCCCGACGACGGTGGAGCTCCGCTCCAGGGATACAGCATCTCGTACCACACGGCCGGCGAGAGTTGGTCCAACACCGAGCTACTGCCGGAGAATAATGCCTACACGATATCGGGATTGAAGTGCGGAAATCAGTACATTATAAAAATGTCCGCTCACAATATGGTGGGCTCTGGGGTGGCCAGCGAGGAAATTAATGTCTGGACGAAAGGCAAAG CTTCCCAGGCACCGAATGGCAACGAACTAATTGCCACAAATGCGACGTGCGTGAATTTGAAGTTGTCATCGTGGCACAACGGCGGCTGTGGCATCCATCATTTCTCCATCGAGCACCGACCTCTGG GCGACATACGGTGGACAGTCGTCACATCGGATATTTCGAACGCCGAGGAAAATcgtgaaaatttaattttctgcgACTTTCTGCCAGCCAAGTGGTATCAGCTGCGCATCTCAGCTACCAATGATGCGGGAAAGACGACGGAGCATTATCATTTCAGCACCACGAGCATCGATGGCATCACCATTCCGCCACCTCCGGTTTTCCCCTCGGAAAACGATTTGATGAACAATCTGATAAACGCAACAAATCCAACCAGCGGTGATTGGTTCTCGACGCTAATTGTTGTTGTCATCATCACCGTTTCCATCATCACGAT AGCTCTGACCATCAAGCATCGACGCACCTTGTGCGGACCGATTGCTGAGGGCTACGAGTCCAGGGCGTTGCCCGGGGACTACAAGGAGGACCACGAGAACCGACGCAATCAGCAAGTATACAGCGCCTCACCAGTAAAGACGGTGGACAAGAGCAATGAGTCCG AAATGTACGAAATTTCGCCGTATGCCACATTCAGTGTGAATGGCGGACGGACAGGAGCTCCTGCTAAAACGCCTACACGTGCTGTGGCGGCTCAAACGCCCCTTGACTACACCATGCAGTTCAAGACATTTGGCCATCCGGAGGGTGACAACCTGAATGCCACCGCCTATCCCTTGTTGCCTAGCTCCGGATTTGGGCATGTGAAAAGTAAATCCAGTTGGCACAAGCAGCGCTACTACAACACAGAAG ATGAGTCCACGCTGAGCAAGTCCATGACCATTGTTGCCGGCTCTCAAGCTGGCCATTCAAAGAAATCCAGTGGGGGAAGGAGCGTTAAGAACAGCGCTACATGCAGCGGTGTGGTGGCTGAGTCTGAGTCGGACACGAGCATCAGTCCTAGTACCGAGTTCTCCAACATGCCAACCTATCGAGTGCCCTGCAAGTCATCGCGCAGCAGCGATGGTCGTGCGGTTGTag atatGTTCCGGCCGGATTCAAGTACTGAGTCCAACAACGATCAAGGCTCCCCGGGTCCGGAGAGGCGACACAACACCCCACGCCACATCCTGGGAATGGgcatgggaatgggaatgggcatgagcggaggcggcggcggaggcggTGGCGGGGCCCCGGGTGAGAAGCGGAGCGGAGGCCAACGCAGTCGAAAACATGGAAGCGGGCCTCAGCAGTCCAGCAACCAAACGTTGGAGCGAAGAAAGTGCCCTGGTAGTAGCAACAG CGTAGACAGTGAGGTCGATGCCGAGACCGCAGCCTCGTTGGCCGCCTCCATAGCCGCTATGGCGGGGGCGGAGCTCTCCGGCGGATTCCGACCACCGGCAGGATTTCACGACGGACGGGAACTAGGCGACCAGAGCGATTGCGAGCGGGAGCAGCGGGCACTTGACCTGGAGGTGCAGCGGGTAATGGAGAGCACCGGGGACGCTCAGCTGGCCAAGATGGATCGCGAAGAGTTGACCTCACTGTTGGCAAG GTATCACGAGAAGAAGGAACAGGAACGCCAAGAATACACGATACACGTATAA